From a region of the Rhodococcus sp. 4CII genome:
- a CDS encoding flavin reductase family protein, translating to MDARTLRDIFGQFASGVTVITCRNADGSPHGATVTAFTAVSLEPALCQVTLTRKSKACQYLSDAPFAVNILGAEQTDTAMHFAGRPQVPGPVWADGPTAPLLCGSAATLSCTPWAEYDGGDHIIFIGEIVDVTVTESAPLLFYRSKFHHIGAEPAAAAWNGSMDDPHSGWFDATTSFTPLHAKTPLSIS from the coding sequence ATGGACGCACGCACCCTACGAGACATTTTCGGGCAGTTCGCCAGTGGTGTCACGGTCATCACGTGCCGAAACGCCGACGGATCTCCGCACGGTGCCACTGTGACGGCATTCACGGCCGTCTCCCTCGAGCCCGCCCTGTGCCAGGTGACCCTCACTCGGAAGTCGAAGGCATGCCAATACCTGAGCGACGCGCCGTTCGCCGTGAACATCCTCGGCGCCGAACAGACCGACACGGCCATGCACTTCGCCGGTCGTCCGCAAGTTCCCGGCCCGGTGTGGGCCGATGGACCCACCGCGCCACTGCTGTGCGGGTCGGCAGCGACACTGTCGTGCACGCCGTGGGCGGAATACGACGGGGGCGACCACATCATTTTCATCGGTGAGATCGTCGACGTCACCGTCACCGAGAGTGCGCCGCTGTTGTTCTACCGCAGCAAGTTCCACCACATCGGCGCCGAGCCGGCCGCGGCCGCCTGGAACGGCAGCATGGACGACCCGCACAGCGGCTGGTTCGACGCGACGACCTCATTCACTCCACTGCACGCCAAGACCCCCCTGTCCATCTCCTGA